A section of the Acanthochromis polyacanthus isolate Apoly-LR-REF ecotype Palm Island chromosome 1, KAUST_Apoly_ChrSc, whole genome shotgun sequence genome encodes:
- the wdr89 gene encoding WD repeat-containing protein 89, with protein MEVLEEQLKVLSVSRRSRPEEPTYLLDVALQPGGPLAVSCSNFSIRLHDRESLRPLGEFLGHSGPICGVTFTRRSSDLLFSGSADGSVRLWDVRHRGSDAVQTFGSDSTHSFCSFDLNCSDALLCAGTEQVDGEDSFLVFWDRRKPGTDPLGVYSESHSDDITQVRFHPQDKDRLASGSTDGLVNVFDLSRGAEDEALLATLNSDSSAGAVCWCGPASSRLLCLSHDEGLHLWDLSRLDGDQPLSLFSTADARSLELLPGGGGVDYLVGGSYLEGAELLLVVGGTRSGELHLMSCDGDGLRLLRSLEGGHKSTVRCFLWDAQGEALVTGGEDAQLLLWKPGGEELTTGKKETMKSQSALRLKSRPHKKHEYQRKKKIQKEEDSGSFRSHERV; from the exons atggaggttctGGAGGAGCAGCTTAAGGTTCTGTCGGTGTCCCGGCGATCCCGTCCAGAGGAACCCACCTACCTGCTGGACGTGGCGCTGCAGCCCGGCGGTCCGTTGGCCGTCTCCTGCTCCAACTTCAGCATCCGGCTCCACGACAGGGAGAGTCTCCGTCCTCTGGGGGAGTTTCTGGGTCACTCTGGTCCGATCTGTGGCGTCACGTTCACCCGCCGCTCCTCAGACCTGCTGTTCTCCGGTTCGGCTGATGGCTCGGTGCGTCTCTGGGACGTCCGACACCGCGGATCCGACGCCGTCCAGACGTTCGGCAGCGACTCGACTCACAGCTTCTGCAGCTTCGACCTGAACTGCAGCGACGCTCTGCTCTGCGCCGGGACGGAGCAGGTGGACGGTGAGGACAGCTTCCTGGTGTTCTGGGACCGCAGGAAACCCGGCACCGACCCACTGGGCGTCTACTCTGAGTCGCACAGTGATGACATCACTCAG gtGCGTTTCCACCCCCAGGACAAAGACCGGCTAGCGTCCGGCTCCACCGACGGCCTGGTCAATGTGTTCGATCTGAGCCGTGGCGCTGAGGACGAGGCGCTGCTTGCCACCCTGAACAGCGACTCGTCGGCCGGCGCCGTGTGCTGGTGTGGCCCCGCCTCCAGCCGCCTGCTGTGTCTGAGCCATGACGAGGGGCTGCACCTCTGGGACCTGAGCCGGCTGGACGGCGACCAGCCGCTCAGCCTCTTCAGCACCGCCGATGCCCGGAGCCTGGAGCTGCTGCCGGGCGGCGGCGGCGTGGACTACCTGGTGGGGGGCAGCTACCTGGAGGGGGCGGAGCTTCTGCTGGTGGTGGGCGGGACCAGGAGCGGCGAGCTGCACCTGATGAGCTGCGACGGCGACGGGCTGCGACTGCTCAGGAGCCTGGAGGGAGGACACAAATCCACGGTGCGCTGCTTCCTGTGGGACGCCCAGGGGGAGGCGCTGGTCACCGGAGGGGAGGACGCCCAGCTGTTGCTATGGAAACCGGGAGGGGAGGAGCTGACAACGGGGAAGAAGGAAACGATGAAGAGCCAATCAGCTTTAAGACTGAAATCCAGACCTCATAAGAAACACGAATatcagagaaagaagaagataCAGAAAGAAGAAGATTCTGGTTCATTTAGGTCACATGAAAGAGTTTAA